A genomic region of Cydia strobilella chromosome 12, ilCydStro3.1, whole genome shotgun sequence contains the following coding sequences:
- the LOC134745766 gene encoding uncharacterized protein LOC134745766 — protein sequence MYPSLTFCREPPYKYDKMEEYGLYSHPRFTSVWRNFNFSHVTLDHLWEEITYSSGEFFVQYGFDGLVENLEVESTLGFMMGRCYTLTPRVLSYKASQSAGYSLTLRHNALDIANSISTTPPGYHVYVHYSMEPFTEVAVYNGGLVDYLYVNIGETIDVKLSVDQYEKISRDHDPCVNWENYSTNECTTKYVSYLVGEAVGCSGPWMISDLPRCDNYRDMRSLITEYINMYEDHNCTSCPRICRSYLYNAFVTFRRSDYTWDSMKKVWALNFGVATLETHLYIHFNTMMVSVYKERYNYDWNLFLSDLGGSIGFLLGLSVIGLMSMFGKLWGITVQPLFKPREDAPNIAGSAATADVKTVYKDLAMDLDYLKKCQEWNMKNDCNDK from the exons ATGTACCCCAGCCTTACGTTCTGCCGGGAGCCACCGTACAAGTACGATAAGATGGAG GAATATGGCCTGTATTCGCACCCTCGATTCACCTCCGTCTGGCGCAACTTCAACTTTTCCCACGTCACTCTGGACCATTTGTGGGAAGAGATCACCTATAGCAGTGGCGAGTTCTTCGTACAGTATGGTTTTGATGGGCTGGTGGAAA attTGGAGGTGGAATCAACTCTTGGCTTCATGATGGGCCGATGTTATACTCTTACACCGCGG GTGCTGAGCTATAAGGCATCCCAAAGCGCCGGGTACTCCCTGACGCTTCGTCACAACGCCCTGGACATCGCTAACAGCATCAGCACCACTCCACCAGGATACCACGTCTACGTGCATTATTCCATGGAACCTTTTACTG AAGTGGCAGTATACAACGGTGGTCTGGTGGACTACTTGTACGTGAACATCGGCGAGACCATAGACGTGAAGCTCTCAGTGGACCAGTATGAGAAGATCAGTCGAGATCACGATCCGTGTGTGAACTGGGAGAACTACAGTACAAATGAG TGCACCACTAAATACGTGTCATATCTGGTAGGTGAGGCTGTTGGGTGCTCTGGACCCTGGATGATCAGTGATCTTCCCCGTTGCGACAACTACAGGGACATGAGAAGTCTTATCACGGAATATATAAA TATGTACGAGGATCACAACTGCACTAGTTGTCCCCGCATCTGTCGTTCGTACCTTTACAATGCCTTTGTAACATTCCGGAGGAGCGACTACACATGGGATTCCATGAAGAAGGTGTGGGCTCTAAACTTCGGTGTTGCCACTTTGGAGACACAT CTGTACATCCACTTCAACACTATGATGGTGTCCGTATACAAGGAGCGATACAACTACGACTGGAACTTATTCCTGTCGGACCTCGGTGGAAGTATT GGGTTCCTTCTAGGCCTCTCCGTTATCGGCCTCATGTCAATGTTCGGCAAGCTGTGGGGCATTACAGTTCAGCCCCTTTTCAAACCGAGGGAGGACGCACCCAATATTGCCGGGTCTGCAGCCACAGCCGATGTTAAGACCGTCTACAAAGACCTGGCTATGGATCTGGACTATTTGAAGAAATGTCAAGAATGGAATATGAAAAACGATTGTAATGACAAATGA
- the LOC134745996 gene encoding protein yellow, translating into MGLRSLLLLSLACLASSDKLHLVFEWSQLDYQYASPEARQQAIDSKTFIPENNIPMGVEVYEDRLFVTVPRWKHGVPSTLNYVNLKDNSTKSPNLIPYPSWAAHSIGSDRKPPEIISPFRVRADKCGRLWVLDSGKMGSLETNATKFSPSIIVYDLKTDNLLRKYTFPADQVKQDSGFANIAVEDFDCEKSFAYAGDVGKAGIVVYSWEKNESWRISHHYFNQDPLACDFNIKGLNFTWDDAIFGMGLSAPNSDNYSTLYFHPMASFNEFAVSTEFLRNKTLAEANFNSFRLLGSRGPNAQSSASFVDPKTGVLFYSLVNLNAVACWRTSNKEYTMKNQGRISMNDTTMIYPTDIKVDINQNLWVLSNRLPFWMYGQMNPADVNFRVFTAPVLEAISHTACDVTARSDILDKFLGNVKNATAKIASKIKPNSGASFAPMSFVALVILSLFISTEY; encoded by the exons ATGGGGCTCCGCTCCCTTCTTCTCCTCTCCCTCGCCTGCCTCGCCTCGAGCGACAAGCTCCACCTAGTCTTCGAATGGAGCCAGCTGGACTACCAGTACGCCAGTCCCGAGGCGCGGCAGCAGGCGATCGACAGCAAGACGTTCATCCCGGAGAACAACATACCGATGGGCGTGGAGGTGTATGAGGATAGGCTGTTTGTCACAGTGCCGCGGTGGAAGCATGGGGTGCCGTCTACGCTGAATTATGTTAATTTGAAAG ataataGCACGAAGTCACCGAACTTAATCCCCTATCCGAGTTGGGCCGCGCACTCTATCGGTAGTGATAGGAAACCTCCAGAAATCATTTCACCGTTCAGGGTCCGAGCTGACAAATGCGGTCGTCTTTGGGTTCTCGACAGTGGAAAGATGGGCAGCCTCGAAACGAACGCTACCAAATTCTCGCCCTCCATCATCGTCTACGATTTGAAGACAGACAATCTTTTGAGAAAGTACACGTTCCCTGCAGATCAGGTCAAACAAGATTCTGGATTCGCCAACATTGCCGTGGAAGATTTCGATTGCGAAAAATCTTTCGCGTACGCCGGCGACGTTGGTAAGGCGGGAATCGTAGTCTACTCGTGGGAAAAGAACGAATCGTGGAGAATTAGTCATCATTACTTTAACCAAGATCCTTTGGCTTGCGATTTTAACATTAaaggattgaacttcacttggGACGACGCCATCTTCGGCATGGGACTGTCGGCGCCTAACTCTGACAACTACAGCACCCTCTACTTCCACCCGATGGCGAGCTTTAATGAGTTCGCTGTCTCCACAGAATTCCTGAGGAACAAGACTTTAGCTGAAGCTAACTTCAATTCTTTTAGACTACTTGGTAGCAGAGGTCCAAATGCTCAATCAAGTGCGTCCTTCGTGGATCCCAAGACGGGCGTCCTTTTCTACTCTTTAGTGAACCTTAATGCTGTGGCTTGCTGGCGGACGTCCAACAAGGAATACACAATGAAGAACCAGGGTAGAATCTCCATGAACGACACTACCATGATCTACCCTACTGACATTAAGGTGGACATCAATCAGAACTTATGGGTTCTATCTAACAGGTTACCGTTCTGGATGTACGGACAAATGAACCCTGCGGATGTTAACTTCAGGGTATTCACAGCTCCCGTGTTAGAAGCGATTAGCCACACggcgtgtgacgtcacggccCGATCGGATATTCTTGATAAGTTTTTGGGTAACGTGAAGAATGCTACGGCAAAGATTGCCTCTAAGATAAAGCCAAATTCAGGTGCTTCGTTTGCGCCTATGTCGTTCGTTGCGTTAGTTATATTAAGTTTGTTCATATCTACTGAATATTAA